The following are encoded in a window of Paraburkholderia sp. HP33-1 genomic DNA:
- the kynB gene encoding arylformamidase, producing MQALWDLTPAVDTATPVWPGDTPVGIERVWRMETGSPVNVARLTISPHTGAHTDAPLHYDADGAAIGDVPLDAYLGLCRVIHCIGASPVVTPQHLAGSLDDLPPRVLLRTYRNAPTREWDSAFCAVAPETVDLLAARGVKLIGIDTPSLDPQESKTMDAHHRIRAHRMAILEGIVLDAVEPGDYELIALPLKLTTLDASPVRAVLRALPDAH from the coding sequence ATGCAAGCACTTTGGGACCTCACCCCCGCCGTCGATACCGCCACGCCCGTCTGGCCCGGCGACACGCCGGTCGGCATCGAGCGCGTCTGGCGCATGGAGACTGGCTCGCCGGTCAATGTCGCGCGTCTGACGATCTCGCCGCACACCGGCGCGCATACCGACGCGCCGCTGCATTACGACGCCGACGGTGCCGCGATCGGCGACGTGCCCCTCGACGCATACCTCGGTTTATGCAGAGTGATTCACTGTATCGGCGCGTCGCCTGTTGTGACGCCACAACACCTGGCTGGCTCGCTCGACGATCTGCCGCCGCGAGTCTTACTGCGCACTTACAGAAATGCGCCGACGCGCGAGTGGGATAGCGCGTTCTGCGCAGTCGCGCCCGAGACCGTCGATCTGCTTGCGGCGCGCGGCGTGAAGCTGATCGGCATCGATACGCCGTCGCTCGATCCGCAGGAATCGAAGACGATGGACGCGCACCACCGGATTCGAGCGCACCGGATGGCGATTCTCGAAGGGATCGTGCTCGACGCGGTCGAGCCCGGCGACTACGAACTGATCGCGCTCCCGCTGAAACTGACCACGCTCGACGCGAGCCCGGTACGCGCGGTGCTGCGCGCGCTACCGGATGCACACTGA
- the pdxH gene encoding pyridoxamine 5'-phosphate oxidase encodes MISLAELRKNYSLGSLDVADVNHDPFRQFDTWFQQAIDARLPEPNAMTLATVDARGRPSARIVLIKGVDEHGFVFFTNYESRKGRELSANPYASLLFHWIELERQVRIEGRVVKTSEADSDAYFASRPLGSRIGAWASNQSQVIESRSQLEVREREISLQYGDNPPRPPHWGGYRLVPDAIEFWQGRPSRLHDRLLFTRAQEGGTWQIARLSP; translated from the coding sequence ATGATCTCACTCGCCGAGCTTCGCAAAAATTATTCGCTGGGGTCACTGGACGTTGCCGACGTCAACCACGATCCGTTCCGTCAATTCGACACGTGGTTCCAGCAGGCAATCGACGCCAGGCTGCCCGAGCCGAATGCAATGACCCTGGCCACGGTCGACGCGCGCGGCCGGCCATCGGCACGCATCGTGCTGATCAAGGGTGTCGACGAGCACGGTTTCGTGTTCTTCACCAATTACGAGAGCCGCAAGGGCCGCGAGCTAAGCGCGAACCCCTACGCGAGCCTGCTGTTTCACTGGATCGAACTCGAGCGCCAGGTGCGCATCGAGGGCCGCGTCGTCAAAACGAGCGAAGCAGACAGCGATGCGTATTTCGCGTCTCGTCCGCTCGGCTCGCGCATCGGCGCATGGGCTTCGAATCAGAGTCAGGTGATTGAAAGCCGTTCGCAGCTCGAAGTGCGCGAACGCGAAATCAGCCTGCAATACGGCGACAATCCTCCGCGTCCGCCGCACTGGGGTGGCTACCGTCTGGTGCCCGACGCGATCGAATTCTGGCAGGGGCGGCCATCGCGGCTGCACGACCGTCTGCTCTTTACGCGCGCGCAGGAAGGCGGCACCTGGCAAATCGCGCGCCTGTCGCCCTGA
- the kynA gene encoding tryptophan 2,3-dioxygenase, translating to MTDHMHTPGLPEELAVRGCPFGHGQTASAPPASAADSGWHEAQLDFSESMSYGDYLSLGTLLDAQHPLSPDHNEMLFIIQHQTSELWMKLALYELREALAAVHRDELPPAFKMLARVSRIMEQLVQAWSVLATMTPSEYTAMRPYLGSSSGFQSYQYRQIEFLLGNKNDQMLKPHAHRADVYAQVKASLEAPSFYDEVVRLLARRGFAIAPARLERDWTKPTEHDASVEAAWLEVYRNPSEHWELYEMAEELVDLEDAFRQWRFRHVTTVERIIGFKQGTGGTSGAPYLRKMLDVVLFPELWHVRTVL from the coding sequence ATGACCGATCACATGCACACGCCGGGCTTGCCAGAAGAACTGGCGGTACGAGGCTGCCCGTTCGGGCATGGACAGACCGCTTCGGCGCCGCCCGCCAGCGCGGCCGACAGCGGCTGGCACGAAGCGCAGCTCGACTTCTCGGAGTCGATGAGCTACGGCGATTATCTGTCGCTCGGCACGCTGCTCGACGCGCAGCATCCGTTGTCGCCGGATCACAACGAGATGCTGTTCATCATCCAGCATCAGACGAGCGAGCTATGGATGAAGCTCGCGCTGTACGAGCTGCGCGAGGCGCTCGCGGCCGTGCATCGCGACGAGCTGCCGCCCGCGTTCAAGATGCTCGCGCGCGTCTCGCGGATCATGGAGCAACTGGTGCAGGCGTGGAGCGTGCTCGCGACGATGACGCCGTCCGAATACACGGCGATGCGGCCGTACCTCGGCAGCTCGTCGGGCTTCCAGTCGTACCAGTACCGGCAGATCGAATTCCTGCTCGGCAACAAGAACGACCAGATGCTGAAGCCGCATGCGCATCGTGCCGACGTGTACGCGCAAGTGAAGGCATCGCTCGAAGCGCCGTCGTTCTATGACGAAGTGGTGCGCCTCCTCGCGCGCCGCGGTTTCGCGATTGCGCCCGCACGGCTCGAGCGCGACTGGACGAAGCCGACCGAACATGATGCATCGGTCGAAGCGGCGTGGCTCGAGGTGTATCGCAATCCATCCGAGCATTGGGAGCTGTACGAGATGGCCGAGGAACTCGTCGATCTCGAAGACGCATTCCGCCAATGGCGCTTCCGTCACGTCACGACGGTGGAGCGAATCATCGGCTTCAAGCAGGGCACCGGCGGCACGAGCGGCGCGCCGTATCTGCGCAAGATGCTCGACGTCGTGCTGTTTCCCGAGTTGTGGCATGTGCGGACGGTGCTGTAA
- the kynU gene encoding kynureninase, which yields MNHRDEAVALDSADPLAALRDQFALSPTTIYLDGNSLGVPPAAAAQRAQTVIAAEWGEGLIRSWNNAGWFALPRRLGNKLAPLIGAAEDEVVITDTISINLFKLLSAAVRLANARDPKRRVIVSERSNFPSDLYIAQGLIEQLDRGYALRLVDDPSELPDAIGEDTAIAMITHVNYRTGYMHDMAALTKLIHARGALALWDLAHSAGAVPVDLNGVNADYAVGCTYKYLNGGPGSPAFVWVPRRHQNEFAQPLSGWWGHRAPFEMNPTYQPDNGVGRYLCGTQPMVSMALVECGLDVFLQTTMQAVREKSLALTDLFLELVETRCGEFPLKLVTPREHAQRGSHASFEHPHGYEVMQALIARGVIGDYREPHVLRFGFTPLYTRFVDVWDAVETLRDVLTREAWRAPEFAARGAVT from the coding sequence ATGAACCATCGTGACGAAGCCGTGGCGCTCGACAGCGCCGATCCGCTCGCAGCGCTGCGCGACCAGTTCGCGCTGTCGCCGACCACCATCTATCTCGACGGCAACTCGCTCGGCGTGCCGCCGGCCGCCGCCGCGCAGCGCGCGCAGACCGTGATCGCCGCCGAATGGGGCGAAGGGCTGATCCGCAGCTGGAATAACGCCGGCTGGTTCGCGCTGCCGCGCCGGCTCGGCAACAAGCTCGCGCCGCTGATCGGCGCGGCCGAAGATGAAGTCGTGATCACCGACACGATCTCGATCAACCTGTTCAAGCTGCTGTCGGCGGCGGTGCGGCTCGCGAATGCGCGCGATCCGAAGCGCCGCGTGATCGTGTCCGAGCGATCGAATTTTCCGAGCGATCTGTATATCGCGCAGGGCCTGATCGAGCAGCTCGATCGCGGCTACGCGCTGCGCCTCGTCGACGATCCGTCCGAGCTGCCCGACGCGATCGGTGAGGACACCGCGATCGCGATGATCACGCACGTGAACTACCGCACCGGCTACATGCACGACATGGCCGCGCTGACGAAGCTGATCCACGCCAGGGGCGCGCTCGCGCTGTGGGATCTCGCGCATTCGGCGGGCGCGGTGCCGGTCGATCTGAACGGCGTGAACGCCGACTATGCGGTCGGCTGCACGTACAAGTATCTGAACGGCGGCCCCGGTTCGCCCGCGTTCGTGTGGGTGCCGAGGCGCCACCAGAACGAGTTCGCGCAGCCGCTGTCGGGCTGGTGGGGGCATCGCGCACCGTTCGAGATGAACCCGACGTATCAGCCCGATAACGGCGTGGGCCGCTACCTGTGCGGCACGCAGCCGATGGTATCGATGGCGCTCGTCGAATGCGGGCTCGACGTGTTCCTGCAAACGACTATGCAGGCGGTCCGCGAGAAGTCGCTCGCGCTGACCGATCTGTTCCTCGAACTCGTCGAGACGCGTTGTGGCGAATTTCCGCTCAAGCTCGTGACGCCGCGTGAGCATGCGCAGCGTGGCTCGCATGCGAGCTTCGAGCATCCGCACGGCTATGAGGTGATGCAGGCGCTGATCGCGCGCGGCGTGATCGGCGACTATCGCGAGCCGCATGTGCTGCGCTTCGGCTTCACGCCGCTGTACACGCGCTTCGTCGACGTCTGGGACGCCGTCGAAACGTTGCGCGACGTGCTCACCCGCGAAGCCTGGCGGGCGCCTGAATTTGCCGCGCGCGGCGCCGTTACCTGA
- a CDS encoding DUF72 domain-containing protein, with amino-acid sequence MDHSRTSDVEKPSNGKDGNGGSPDGAAYEATQQFDLFGMPVKTLVETPAVSPGEADSAAPGSTGSAAAQERKRAPKTAKANAAASLFEDDATPDGPAPETESPPSPPASTDAPKRRRTRDVLAAPPSPELLALAAQLPPQIHLGTSTWSFPGWSGIVYGDDYSNSKLSREGLSAYGAHPLLKTVSIDRSFYQALTVTEYLRYAQQVPEHFRFIVKAPMTITDATVRAERGEPVSLNPCFLNAQMAIDDFVTPCLEGLGAKAGALAFQFSPLPDQMLAQPAMFIERLGEFFNALPRLPEGSCYAVEIRDASLLTPRFIRMLKTAGVRYCVGIHARMPDPLRQAAALALLDGEPAGPLIVRWSLHGGFKYEQAKAKYEPFNRLVDEDPATRASLAELAARYALAGQPVVIAVNNKAEGSAPLSCVKLAEAIVEALQSRRPAVNLP; translated from the coding sequence ATGGACCATAGCAGGACGAGTGACGTTGAAAAGCCGTCGAACGGCAAAGACGGTAACGGCGGCAGCCCGGACGGCGCGGCGTACGAGGCCACGCAGCAGTTCGATCTGTTCGGGATGCCGGTGAAGACTCTGGTAGAGACGCCGGCTGTGTCGCCGGGCGAAGCCGATTCGGCCGCCCCCGGGTCCACCGGCAGCGCGGCAGCGCAAGAGCGCAAGCGCGCGCCAAAGACCGCCAAAGCCAACGCCGCTGCGTCGCTGTTCGAAGACGACGCCACGCCCGACGGGCCCGCCCCTGAAACAGAGTCCCCGCCGTCCCCGCCCGCCTCGACCGACGCTCCGAAAAGACGCCGCACCCGCGACGTGCTCGCCGCGCCGCCCTCGCCCGAACTGCTCGCGCTCGCGGCGCAATTGCCGCCGCAGATCCACCTCGGCACCTCGACGTGGTCGTTTCCGGGCTGGAGCGGCATCGTCTACGGCGACGACTACAGCAACAGCAAACTGTCGCGCGAGGGCTTGAGTGCGTACGGCGCGCATCCGCTGCTGAAGACGGTCAGCATCGACCGGTCGTTCTACCAGGCGCTGACGGTCACCGAATACCTGCGCTACGCGCAGCAGGTGCCCGAGCATTTCCGCTTCATCGTCAAGGCGCCGATGACGATCACCGACGCCACTGTGCGCGCCGAGCGCGGCGAGCCGGTGTCGCTGAACCCGTGCTTCCTGAACGCGCAGATGGCGATCGACGATTTCGTCACGCCCTGTCTCGAAGGCCTCGGCGCAAAAGCCGGCGCGCTCGCGTTCCAGTTTTCGCCGCTGCCGGATCAGATGCTCGCGCAGCCGGCGATGTTCATCGAGCGTCTCGGCGAGTTTTTCAACGCACTGCCCAGGCTGCCCGAGGGCAGTTGCTACGCGGTCGAGATTCGCGACGCGAGTCTGCTCACGCCGCGCTTCATCCGCATGCTGAAGACGGCAGGCGTGCGCTACTGCGTCGGCATTCATGCGCGGATGCCCGATCCGCTGCGCCAGGCCGCGGCGCTCGCGCTGCTCGACGGCGAACCGGCCGGCCCGCTGATCGTGCGCTGGAGTTTGCACGGCGGCTTCAAATACGAGCAGGCGAAAGCGAAGTACGAGCCGTTCAATCGGCTCGTCGACGAAGATCCGGCGACGCGCGCCTCGCTCGCCGAGCTGGCCGCGCGCTACGCGCTCGCCGGCCAGCCGGTCGTGATCGCGGTCAACAACAAGGCGGAAGGATCGGCGCCGCTCAGCTGCGTGAAACTGGCCGAAGCGATTGTCGAAGCCCTCCAGTCGCGCCGCCCCGCCGTCAACCTGCCTTGA
- the tcdA gene encoding tRNA cyclic N6-threonylcarbamoyladenosine(37) synthase TcdA translates to MSSTTAQSDLTTSLDANESADRARRFGGIARLYGAPALAAFEGAHVAVIGIGGVGSWVAEALARSALGTLTLIDLDNVAESNTNRQIHALDGNYGKPKVEAMAERIAAINPYCDVRLIEDFVEPDNFAATLGGGFDYVIDAIDSVRTKTALIAWCVERKQPLITIGGAGGQLDPTRIRIDDLALTIQDPLLSKVRGQLRKQHGFPRGPKAKFKVSAVYSDEPLIYPEAAVCDIDEQAEHVSTSPGHTGPVGLNCAGFGSSVCVTASFGFAAAAYVLRELGKKAAV, encoded by the coding sequence ATGTCCAGCACCACTGCGCAATCCGATCTTACTACCAGCCTCGACGCGAATGAATCCGCCGACCGTGCACGCCGTTTCGGCGGCATTGCGCGTCTGTACGGCGCGCCTGCGCTCGCCGCGTTCGAGGGCGCGCACGTCGCCGTGATCGGCATCGGCGGGGTGGGGTCGTGGGTCGCGGAGGCGCTTGCGCGCAGCGCGCTCGGCACGCTGACGCTGATCGATCTCGACAACGTCGCGGAAAGCAACACGAACCGCCAGATTCACGCGCTCGACGGTAACTACGGAAAGCCGAAGGTTGAAGCGATGGCCGAACGCATCGCGGCGATCAATCCGTATTGCGACGTGCGGCTGATCGAGGACTTCGTCGAGCCGGACAATTTCGCGGCGACGCTCGGCGGCGGCTTCGATTACGTGATCGACGCGATCGACAGCGTGCGCACGAAGACCGCGCTGATCGCGTGGTGCGTCGAGCGCAAGCAGCCGCTGATCACGATCGGCGGCGCGGGCGGTCAGCTCGACCCGACGCGCATCCGCATCGACGATCTCGCGCTGACGATCCAGGATCCGCTGCTCTCGAAGGTGCGCGGCCAGTTGCGCAAACAGCATGGCTTTCCGCGCGGGCCGAAGGCGAAGTTCAAGGTGAGCGCCGTGTATTCGGACGAGCCGTTGATCTATCCGGAAGCGGCGGTATGCGATATCGACGAGCAAGCCGAGCACGTGAGCACGTCGCCCGGACATACGGGGCCGGTCGGGTTGAATTGCGCGGGGTTTGGGTCGAGCGTGTGCGTGACCGCGAGCTTTGGTTTTGCGGCTGCGGCGTACGTATTGCGGGAGTTGGGGAAGAAGGCGGCGGTTTAG
- the msrA gene encoding peptide-methionine (S)-S-oxide reductase MsrA, producing the protein MNETATLGGGCFWCLEAVYLGVEGVNAVESGYAGGHTRHPSYEQVCDGDTGHAEVVKVDFDPAKISYREILDIFFAIHDPTQLNRQGNDVGTQYRSAIFTHSDVQRETALQAIREIGEERIYDGKIVTEVLPLGENYWPAETYHQNYFAQHPNQGYCSFVVAPKVAKFRQKFAHRIKAG; encoded by the coding sequence ATGAACGAGACGGCAACGCTCGGCGGTGGATGTTTCTGGTGCCTCGAAGCGGTGTATCTGGGCGTCGAGGGGGTCAATGCGGTGGAGTCGGGTTATGCGGGCGGCCACACGCGCCATCCGAGTTACGAGCAGGTCTGCGATGGCGACACCGGTCACGCGGAAGTGGTCAAGGTCGACTTCGATCCGGCGAAGATCAGCTATCGCGAGATTCTCGACATCTTCTTCGCAATCCACGATCCAACCCAGCTGAATCGGCAGGGCAACGACGTCGGCACGCAATACCGCTCGGCGATCTTCACGCATTCCGACGTGCAGCGCGAAACCGCGCTGCAGGCGATTCGCGAGATCGGCGAAGAACGCATCTACGACGGCAAGATCGTGACCGAGGTGCTGCCGCTCGGCGAGAACTACTGGCCCGCCGAGACGTATCACCAGAACTACTTCGCGCAGCACCCGAATCAGGGCTACTGCTCGTTCGTGGTTGCACCGAAGGTCGCGAAATTCCGCCAGAAGTTCGCGCACCGGATCAAGGCAGGTTGA
- a CDS encoding SAM-dependent methyltransferase — protein sequence MFWEKKLAQWVEDVKIKANVPARLVLWDGQQHDFGQFAAPRVTLHVKSATALPYLLEPSLDNLGEAYVKGKIDIEGKLSDIINISYQLARSTVTSAGKLARVRRYFNHSKNSDKKAIQYHYDVSNEFYKLWLDENMVYSCAYFETGTEDLATAQLKKIDHILTKIQLQPGQRLLDIGCGWGALVLRAARKFGAQCVGVTLSQNQFDLATARVKAAGLENQIEIRLQDYRDVQGQFDRITSVGMFEHVGRKNLPGYFQKIHDLLADDGVAMNHGITSSDADSGETALGGGEFIDRFVFPDGELPHISLALEAMQRGGLEPVDVESLRRHYAHTLDIWAENFEAHADEARKLVDDEKFRIWRVYLAGCAYAFENDDVSIFQVVCRKAGRSAKTLPWSRRYMYEKPL from the coding sequence ATGTTCTGGGAGAAAAAGCTGGCGCAGTGGGTTGAAGACGTCAAAATCAAAGCTAACGTTCCCGCACGCCTCGTGCTGTGGGACGGTCAGCAACACGACTTCGGGCAGTTCGCCGCGCCCCGGGTCACGCTACACGTGAAGAGCGCAACCGCGCTGCCCTATCTGCTCGAACCGAGCCTCGACAATCTCGGCGAAGCCTATGTGAAAGGCAAGATCGACATCGAGGGCAAGCTCTCGGACATCATCAATATCAGCTACCAGCTTGCTCGCAGCACCGTGACGAGCGCCGGCAAGCTCGCGCGGGTGCGGCGCTACTTCAATCATTCGAAGAACTCGGACAAGAAAGCAATCCAGTATCACTACGATGTCTCGAACGAGTTCTACAAGCTGTGGCTCGACGAGAACATGGTCTACTCATGCGCGTACTTCGAGACCGGTACCGAAGACCTCGCGACTGCGCAGCTGAAGAAAATCGATCACATTCTGACCAAAATCCAGCTGCAGCCCGGGCAGCGTCTGCTCGACATCGGCTGCGGCTGGGGCGCGCTCGTGCTGCGCGCCGCCCGGAAGTTCGGCGCGCAGTGCGTAGGCGTCACGCTGTCGCAGAACCAGTTCGATCTCGCCACCGCGCGCGTGAAGGCGGCGGGTCTCGAAAACCAGATCGAAATCCGCCTGCAGGATTATCGCGACGTGCAGGGACAATTCGATCGCATCACGAGCGTCGGCATGTTCGAGCACGTCGGCCGCAAGAATCTGCCCGGCTATTTCCAGAAGATCCACGATCTGCTCGCCGACGACGGCGTCGCCATGAACCACGGCATCACATCGAGCGACGCCGATAGCGGCGAAACCGCGCTCGGCGGCGGCGAGTTCATCGACCGCTTCGTGTTTCCGGACGGCGAGCTGCCGCATATCAGCCTCGCGCTCGAAGCGATGCAGCGCGGCGGCCTCGAACCGGTTGACGTCGAAAGCCTGCGCCGCCACTATGCGCACACGCTCGACATCTGGGCGGAGAATTTCGAAGCCCATGCGGACGAAGCCCGCAAGCTCGTCGACGACGAAAAATTCCGCATCTGGCGCGTGTATCTGGCCGGCTGCGCGTATGCGTTCGAAAACGACGACGTGTCGATCTTCCAGGTGGTGTGCCGCAAAGCCGGCCGTAGCGCGAAAACCCTGCCGTGGTCGCGCCGCTACATGTACGAAAAACCGCTGTGA
- a CDS encoding contact-dependent growth inhibition system immunity protein, with translation MRYENLYQLICGRFHEDFDLFGNTIEELVLSFTCECTPEEIRATVAEIDLFKSDHAGNLDAAFEEEFGYQCDPTAWEQTTEAFLDKLRRLLLSQ, from the coding sequence ATGAGATACGAAAATTTGTATCAATTGATCTGTGGCCGCTTCCATGAAGATTTCGACTTGTTTGGAAACACAATTGAAGAATTGGTTTTGTCCTTTACATGCGAATGCACACCGGAAGAGATTCGCGCAACGGTGGCCGAGATAGACCTATTCAAGAGCGATCATGCTGGAAATCTTGACGCGGCCTTCGAGGAGGAATTTGGCTACCAGTGCGATCCAACGGCGTGGGAGCAGACCACTGAGGCTTTTCTCGACAAGCTTAGGCGTCTGCTTCTGAGTCAGTAG
- a CDS encoding Lrp/AsnC family transcriptional regulator translates to MNAISLDATDCRILTVLQQEGRISNLDLAERISLSPSACLRRLRLLEEQGVIEHYRACLNREVLGFELEAFVQVSMRNDQQNWHERFAEALRDWPEVVGAFVVTGETHYLLRVLAHNLKHYSDFVLHRLYKAPGVLDIRSNIVLETLKEDSGVPVSLVKKSSGHGATHSER, encoded by the coding sequence ATGAACGCGATCTCGCTCGACGCCACCGATTGCCGTATCTTGACGGTGCTGCAGCAGGAAGGACGGATCAGCAATCTGGACCTCGCGGAGCGCATCTCGCTCTCGCCATCGGCGTGTCTGCGACGCCTGCGTCTGCTGGAGGAGCAGGGCGTCATCGAACACTACCGCGCGTGTCTGAACCGGGAAGTATTGGGATTCGAGCTGGAAGCGTTCGTGCAGGTATCGATGCGCAACGACCAGCAGAACTGGCACGAGCGCTTTGCCGAAGCGCTGCGTGACTGGCCCGAAGTGGTCGGCGCGTTCGTCGTGACCGGCGAAACCCACTACCTGCTGCGGGTGCTCGCGCACAACCTCAAACACTATTCCGATTTCGTGCTCCATCGCCTGTACAAGGCGCCGGGCGTGCTGGACATCCGCTCGAACATCGTGCTCGAAACGCTGAAGGAAGATTCGGGCGTGCCGGTGTCGCTCGTGAAGAAGAGCAGCGGGCACGGGGCCACGCATAGCGAGCGCTGA
- a CDS encoding RNase A-like domain-containing protein: MPGADNIEGVKVVLSAPQLAAVLSRQSISQSEMLSNRLWGGLQIVGGVLEMVGAGALCVLPEPTMASKAACVVFGVHGSDSAAAGLRQVWTGQDTATLTQQGTTKLAKAMKASPDMANNIGLSLDIAVPFGFAVSIRAARAARITIGRINLHMHEAKAGSRIGGHTILKHVGRTEAQLRERLRLEPERTVVSSFVNLEAAEWAISETMLANTLKIRAWTKSPKRTLTLEKNVGRNVGYALVRKTDTLVDSSNVKIILKYGPYNGMPYYIITAMVER, encoded by the coding sequence ATGCCCGGTGCCGATAACATCGAAGGAGTGAAGGTTGTACTGAGTGCTCCGCAACTCGCGGCCGTGCTATCCCGCCAGTCGATCAGCCAGTCGGAGATGCTTTCCAACCGCCTTTGGGGCGGGTTACAGATCGTCGGCGGCGTGCTGGAAATGGTCGGTGCGGGTGCGCTATGCGTTTTGCCGGAGCCGACCATGGCGAGCAAAGCCGCGTGTGTCGTGTTCGGGGTACATGGCTCGGACTCGGCGGCGGCAGGCCTGCGGCAGGTCTGGACGGGTCAGGACACAGCCACGTTGACCCAGCAGGGCACGACGAAACTCGCTAAAGCGATGAAGGCGAGCCCCGACATGGCGAACAATATCGGCCTGTCGCTCGACATCGCCGTGCCATTCGGCTTTGCTGTCTCGATCAGGGCGGCCCGCGCCGCGCGCATCACGATCGGCCGGATCAACCTGCACATGCATGAGGCGAAGGCGGGCAGCCGGATTGGTGGACATACGATTTTGAAACACGTCGGACGGACTGAAGCGCAGTTGCGGGAGAGGCTAAGGCTGGAGCCGGAAAGGACCGTAGTATCGTCTTTCGTAAATCTTGAGGCAGCGGAATGGGCTATATCGGAAACGATGCTTGCAAATACCTTAAAAATTCGGGCATGGACAAAATCACCAAAGCGAACTCTGACGCTGGAAAAGAACGTTGGAAGAAATGTAGGTTATGCATTGGTCAGGAAGACCGACACGTTGGTGGATAGCAGCAACGTGAAGATCATCTTGAAGTACGGGCCGTATAACGGGATGCCGTACTACATTATTACGGCTATGGTCGAACGCTGA
- a CDS encoding flavin reductase family protein produces the protein MKRASPPNFDQNAFKQALSQFATGVTVITTRAASGQLIGITASSFNSVSLDPPLVLWSLATRSASMPVFRSNSHYVVNVLAASQLDLCKRFATVKGDRFEGVSHAAGDTGMPVLDGALAWFECHNRSRYDEGDHVIFVGEVERCGVHENAAEILPLVFQSGQFHGLKPL, from the coding sequence ATGAAGCGCGCGAGCCCCCCCAACTTCGATCAGAACGCCTTCAAACAGGCGCTCAGCCAGTTCGCGACCGGCGTCACCGTGATCACGACGCGCGCCGCGTCCGGCCAGCTGATCGGCATCACGGCCAGTTCCTTCAACTCGGTGTCGCTCGATCCGCCGCTCGTGCTGTGGAGTCTCGCGACGCGCTCGGCGTCCATGCCGGTGTTCCGCTCCAATAGTCACTATGTGGTCAACGTGCTGGCCGCGTCGCAGCTCGATCTGTGCAAGCGCTTCGCAACCGTGAAGGGCGACCGCTTCGAGGGCGTGTCGCACGCGGCGGGCGACACCGGCATGCCGGTGCTCGACGGCGCGCTCGCGTGGTTCGAATGCCATAACCGCAGCCGCTACGACGAAGGCGACCACGTGATTTTCGTCGGTGAAGTGGAACGCTGTGGCGTGCATGAAAATGCCGCGGAGATTCTGCCGCTGGTGTTTCAGAGCGGCCAGTTCCACGGCCTGAAGCCTCTTTGA
- a CDS encoding contact-dependent growth inhibition system immunity protein — translation MRYDGLDQLIGVYFNEDSDYWGDTIKELVQACASECTPEMINAKVADIDRFKRDHAGNLDTAFEENFGRQFDPTLWGHTTESFLDEIKRLLLS, via the coding sequence ATGAGATACGACGGTCTGGATCAATTGATCGGTGTCTACTTCAATGAAGATTCCGACTACTGGGGAGACACGATTAAAGAGTTGGTCCAGGCTTGTGCAAGCGAATGCACCCCAGAAATGATCAACGCGAAGGTGGCCGACATAGACCGGTTCAAGAGAGATCACGCCGGAAATCTTGACACAGCCTTTGAGGAAAATTTTGGCAGGCAGTTCGATCCGACGCTGTGGGGTCACACGACCGAATCTTTTCTTGACGAGATTAAGCGTCTTCTTCTGAGTTGA